The nucleotide window TCGTTCTGGATGGTCAGGGAGTCGTCCGGATTATTATCCTGGTCGTCAAACAGATAGATCTTCTTGCCATTACCACCTTTCACGATTCCGGATACCTGCTGAGCTGAAACACCGGCAGTTATCAATGCACCTGCCATTAACAGGAAAATTCCTTTCATTATAAATAATTTTAATCAGTTAGATGGGACGTAATTTACGACAATTACAAAATACGAATTGCGCATTACGCACGAAAGAATAAATATACACAAAAAGATTCATGCATATTCATCGAACATTCTGCGCAATCCGCAATCCTGGATTTTTGAGGAATCCTTATTTATGTCTTTCTTTTAACACCTTTATAACGTCGACCAGGGTAAAACCTTTGGCCTGCAGCAGTACCAGGTAGTGATAGAGCAGGTCGGCCGATTCGTTCAGGAAAAGTTCATCATTATTATCTTTGGCTTCTATCACCACTTCCACAGCTTCCTCCCCTACTTTCTGCGCCACTTTGTTGATGCCTCTGGCAAACAGCTGGGAGGTGTAGGATTTGTCGGAAGGATTGTTTTTTCTGTCGGTGATAATGCTTTCCAGCTTTGCCAGGAAATCATTGCTGGCATTAACTTCATTCCAGCAGGTGTCAGCGCCGGTATGACATACGGGGCCTACCGGATTGGCTTTGATAAGAATGGTATCAGAGTCGCAGTCAACCTTGAGGTCCTGCAGCAGCAGGAAATTGCCGCTTTCTTCTCCTTTGGTCCACAGGCGTTGTTTGGAGCGGCTGTAGAAGGTGACTTTATTTTCAGCGAGGGTTTTGTCGAGTGCTTCGCGGTTCATATAACCGAGCATGAGCACCTTGCCGGTGGCGGCGTCCTGTATGATGGCCGGTACCAGGCCATCGGCCGATTTTTCAAAATCTATCTGCATGATAACATGTTTCAGAGGATATACTTAAAATCTGACATTCACACCTTTCTGGTAGAGGAAGGTTTTGAGTGCCTGTATTTCTATTTCTTTATAGTGGAAGATACTGGCGGCCAGCGCTGCATCAGCCTGGGCATTTTCGAATACGTCCACGAAATGTTGCATAGTGCCCGCACCTCCTGATGCAATCACCGGCACATGCAGGTTTTGTGACAGCTGCGCCGTAATGTCGAGTGCGAAGCCCTGTTTGGTGCCATCGTTGTTCATGGAAGTGAGCAGTATCTCTCCCACACCACGGTCCACCGCTTCTTTCGCCCAGTCATATGCTTTACGGTCAGTTTTCACCCGGCCTCCGTTGAGGTATACGTACCAGTCGCCCTCTTCAAAACGGGTATCGATGGCCAGTACAATACACTGACTGCCAAACTCCCGTGCCAGACGGTCCAGCAGTTCCGGATTTTTGAAAGCAGCAGTATTAACGGATATTTTATCGGCACCGGACTGCAGCAGTGCACTTACATCTTCCACCTCAGCAATGCCGCCACCTACGGTAAACGGAATATCGACGTGGCGGGCGATGCGGGACACCAGTTCAGACAGTGTTTTTCTTCGTTCATTCGTCGCCGTTATATCCAGAAATACCAGTTCATCAGCTCCCTGTGCTGCGTATAAAGCGCCCAGCTCAATAGGATCGCCGGCATCCCGGACATTTTCGAAATTAACGCCTTTAACGGTACGACCGTCTTTAATATCCAGACAAGGTATGATACGTTTGGTAAGCATACAATAAGTTATTTACAGGAATGATTTTAATTCCGCTGTTGAAATTTTTCCTTCGTAGATCGCTTTGCCGATGATCACGCCACTACAGCCAATCTCCTGCAATGCCGCCACATCACCGATATGGCTTACGCCTCCGCTGGCCACAAAGTTGATACCGGAAAACTGTGCAATGATCTTCTTATACAGCTCTGTGGAAGGGCCTGCCAGCAGACCGTCCTTAGCGATATCAGTACAGAAGATATTATGCACGCCACGGCTGATATTATCTGCCAGGAAATCAAACACAGACAGGTCTGTCGTTTCCAGCCATCCGCCTACGGCGAGCTTCTCATCTTTCACATCTGCGCCCAGGAATATTTTATCAGCGCCGTAACGTTCTACCCAGCTGAAAAACAGCTCCGGTGATTTCACGGCCACACTACCAATGGTAGCCAGGACAGCACCACATTCATATACGATCCCCAGGTCTTTATCTGTTTTGATACCGCCGCCAAAATCCGTTACCAGTGAGGTTTTACCGGCAATATTCTCCAGCACTTTCCAGTTAACCACCGCTCCCTTTTTGGCACCGTCCAGATCTACGAGATGGAGGCGGCGCACACCCAGTGCTTCAAACTCCTTCGCTACTTCCAGCGGATGTTCGTTGTACACTTTCTGCTGGCTGTAGTCGCCCTGGGTAAGGCGTACACATTTTCCACCGATGATATCAATGGCCGGAATGATCTCGAATGTTTTGGCTTTGGACTGCTCCAGTGGTAATTCCATTCGTATGAAGTTGATTCCCCCTTTTATAAAATAATTGCCCCGGGCAACATACCCGAGGCGGTCGTAAAAAGAAACTGCCGTATCACGGGCATTACACCAGAGCAGTTTGATTTTTTCCTTCCGGCAGATGTCCACCAGGTGTGCCAGTACTGCTTTCCCATAACCCTTGCCCTGGGCCGCCGGCAGTGTGGCCAGCTTACGGAACTGTGCCTCTTCCCTACCCATGAACAACGATACTACCGTGACCAGCTGACCGCCATCAAATACCCCGAAGTGAAGGCCATCTTCATCCTGATCTACCTTTACTGTTTCCAGCGATGCATCAGGATACAAAACATCCCGGCGCAACGACAAGGTATCTTCTACACTAATCCTTCTGATTTCCATCTTACAAGTTCAAAAAGTTTTCAATAATACGGGCGCCACCTGCTGAAGACTTCTCCGGGTGGAACTGTACCGCGTAAAAATTATCCTTCTGCAGTGCCGCACTGTAGTTGATCACATAGTTGGCCATTGCTACCGTGTCTGCACCGAGCGCAGCGTAATAGCTATGCACAAAATACATGTAGGCATTTTCCGGCACATGTTCAAACAGCACGCTGTGCAGGCCGGTAATATTGTTCCAGCCAATCTGTGGTATCTTCAGCAGGTTTTCCACCGGAGAGGTAAACCGTTTTACTTCCACATCAAAAATACCCATGCAGGGGGTATTATTTTCTTCCGAGTGGCGGCACAACAGCTGCATACCCAGACAAATGCCCAGCACAGGCTGTTTCAGGCCGGTGATCAGTTTATCCAGGTTCCTTTCCTGCAGGTAACGCATGGCGGTGCTGGCTTCGCCAACACCAGGAAAGATCACTTTGTCAGCCGACAGGATCTCTTCCGGATTATCCGTTACAATGCCAGTTACACCCAGACGCTCCAGCGCAAACTGCACAGAGCGGATATTACCGGCGTTGTATTTTATAATGACCGTTTTCATTTCAATTACGAATTACGAATTGCGAATTACGAATGATGAATGACAACCAACGAATGAAGAATTACGAATTACAAATTATAAGCGAAGATATTAGTGATAGTCCTTCATTCATAACCTGTAATTCGCAATTTGTAATTATTTTTTGATGGATTCAATAAAGGTACGCACTGTTCCGTCAATATCCCTGCTATGTTCTACTGCTTTGATAAAGGCGGTACCGATGATGGCGCCGTTGGTATACCGGGTGGCCGCATCAAAGGTAGCCTTGTCTTTGATACCAAATCCGATCAGCACCGGATTGTGGAGCTGCAGACCCTGCAGGCGTTCAAAATAAGCCTGCTGGCCAGACATATCCTTGTCTTTTCCGGTGGTGGAAGAAGAAGATACCGCGTACAGAAACCCTTTGCTGAGACCGTCTATCTTCCGGATGCGCTCATCACTTGTTTCCGGTGTTACCAGAAAAATGAGGTGTACATTGTATTTTTCAAAGACAGCTTTATAGTCCGTTTCAAACTCTGCCATGGGCAGGTCAGGGATGATGAGGCCGTCTATACCTGTTTCCGCACATTTTTTCACAAAGGCTTCCACACCGTACAGCAGTACCGGGTTGAGGTATCCCATCAGTATAACGGGGACGTGTATACGTTCACGGAATCCTTCCAGCTGTTCAAACAGTTTATGAAGGCTCATACCGTTTTTCAGTGCGCGGGTGCTGCTGTCCTGGATCACGGGGCCATCGGCCAGCGGATCGGAGAAAGGCATGCCCAGCTCGATGAGGTCTGCGCCATGTTGTTGCAGGGCGGTCATCACCGGCAGGGTATCATTCAGTTCCGGGAAACCGGCGGTGCAATATATATTCAGAATACCGTTTGGTTTGGAGGCAAACAGTTGGTCAATACGATTTTGCATAATCCATTTATTTATTCATGTGACGGATATAGGTATCCAGGTCTTTATCACCGCGGCCGGAGAGACATACTACCACGACATCATCAGGGTTGAGTGGCAGGTCTTTCAGTTTGGCCAGTGCGTGGGCAGATTCCATGGCGGGGATGATACCTTCCAGTCTGCTCAGCTCATAACCGGCGGCCAGGGCTTCTTCGTCGGTAGCGTCGAGGAACATGGCGCGTCCTGTTTCATACAGATGGGCGTGCATGGGTCCTATACCGGGATAGTCGAGGCCGGCGGAGATAGAGTGTGGCTCTACGATCTGTCCGTCTTCCGTTTGCATGAGCAGTGTTTTGCTGGCGTGGATGATACCGATTTTGCCCAGCTGTGTGGTGGCAGCGGAGAAACCGCTGTGCACCCCTTTACCACCTGCTTCTACTGCCACCAGCTTTACGGATTCTTCATCGAGGTAATGGAAAAATGCGCCGGCAGCGTTACTACCGCCACCGATACAAGCCACTACATAATCAGGGTTGGCGTTGCCGGTTTTGGCCAGCAGCTGTTTTCTGATTTCTTCACTGATCACTGACTGGAGCCGGGCCACCATATCAGGGTAAGGATGCGGACCGGCAGCGGTACCCAGGATGTAATGTGTATCCACCGGGTTGTTGATCCAGTCACGGATAGCCTCGTTGGTGGCGTCTTTCAACGTTTTACTACCGCTGGTGGCCGGCACTACGGTAGCGCCGAGCATTTTCATACGGGCTACGTTGGGTGCCTGTCTTTCGATATCGATGCTGCCCATATAAACCACACATTCCAGTCCCATGAGCGCGCACACGGTGGCGGTGGCCACGCCGTGCTGACCGGCACCGGTTTCTGCGATGATACGTTTTTTACCCAGGCGTTGGGCCAGCAGTATCTGTCCGATGGTATTGTTTACTTTATGGGCACCGGTATGGTTCAGGTCTTCTCTTTTAAGATAGATCTGTGCCTTGTATTTTTCAGATAAACGTTTGGCGAAAAATAATGGGGAAGGGCGGCCTACATAGTCCTGCAGCAGTGCTTCAAACTCCTGCTGAAAGGATGGGTCGCTGAGTATTTCCATATATCTGCGTTGCAGTTCGTCCACGTTGGGAAACAGCATCTCAGGGATATAGGCGCCACCGAACCTGCCATAATAGCCATTCTTATCTACCTGATATCTGGATTTGCTGGTATCAATTGCAATGTCCATGACTAATATTTTTTTATTTGATTATTTAGTTATCTGACGCACATCGTCCACAAACTGCTTCACCTTGTCCAGTTGTTTAATGCCGGGAGCCTCTTCGAATTTGCTGTTGATGTCTATTGCAAACAGGGCAGGCAGCTGTAAAGTGCCGATGATGGCCGCATCTTCCGGAGCGATACCGCCGCTCAGCAGGAAAGGATGATCAAACGGATACTGCTGCAGCAGCTCCCAGTTGAACCGCTCTCCTGTGCCACCATAGCCTTTTTCGGAGGCTGTGTCGAAGAGGAAATAATCCGTTACCGGCACAAAGGCGGCCAGCTCCGTTTCCCAGTTAACGTTTTTGCCTATACGAAAAGCTTTGATGACCGGCACTATTTCCCGGATGGCGGCGCAAAATTCAGGTGTTTCATCACCATGCAGCTGTACCATATCGAGGGCATAGTCTGTTACGGTACGTTTTATCTGTTCGGCGGATGCATTCACAAATACGCCCACTTTCCGGATACCGGTGGTTTCCCGGACGCTGCGGGCATCTATCCTGCTCGCTGCAAAGCGGGGCGACCGTTCGTAAAAGATAAAACCGGCATAGTCTACCTGATTGGCTACGAGGCCCTGCAGGTCGTTGACTCTTGTGATACCGCAAACTTTAATACGCATGATGTGATTATTTAGCCTGCAGATCGTTTAATGTCTGCACAAAATTTTCAAAAGCATGGGCCGGATCTTCCTGTTTCATGAAATGTTCACCGATCAGGAAACCCTGGAAGCCGGCAGCTTTCAGCGTTACGATGGCAGCAGGATCATTGATGCCGCTCTCTGCTACTTTTATTTTATCGGCCGGTATTTTAGGCGCCAGTTCGCAGGAGCGGTTGAAGTCTACCTTAAACGTCACCAGGTCGCGGTTGTTGACACCTACCAGGTGCGTATGTGCGGTCACTTTTTCCAGCTGTGCTTCGCTGTGCACTTCCAGCAGCACTTCCAGTCCGAGGTTATGCGCAAACTGCGCCAGGTGCGCTACCTGTGCGGCATCCAGACATTCAGCGATCAGCAGTATCACATCAGCACCGATGGCTTTTGCTTCGAGAATCTGGTATTCATCGATCACAAAATCCTTGCGCAGGATGGGTATCTGATTAAAGCTGCGGGCCTGTTGCAGGTCATCTGAAGAGCCACCAAAATATTTTTCATCTGTGAGCACTGACAGTCCGGAGGCACCATAGCGGGTATAAGCCGTAGTCACCTGTTGAACGGTCGCTTCACCGTTGATGAGTCCTTTGGATGGAGAACGTCTTTTGAATTCTGCTATGATGCCGGTTTTATCCGGGTTCTGCAGGAAACTGCGGAGCGACAGGGGCTCGCGTTCAAACATAGACGTCTGCTGCAGTTCTTCCGCACTGCGTTGCAGTTTGCGGGCAGCTACTTCTATCTGTTTGTGGGCAACTATTTCTGCTAAAATATTTTTCATCAGCTTACTGTAATTCAATCAATTTTTTAAATGCTTTATGGGCATTTCCTGATTCCAGGGATTCTACGGCAGCGGCAAAAGCATCTTCGTAGTTGTTGTATTTATCGAGGCTGTAGAGACCCATAGCGGCATTGGCCAATACTACGGAGTTCTGCGCCCAGGTGCCTTCTCCTTTCAGTATCTTCATAAAGATCTTCGCGGCTTCTTCCACCGTGTTGCCACCATAGATATCTTCCGGATGTACTTTACGTTTACCCAGTTGTTCAGGTGTCATGACCTGTTCACCGGCGTTGGTGATAATCTTGGTATCAGCAGTCAGTGATATTTCATCATAGCCGTCGAGGCTGTGTACGATCACATATTTTTTATCTGTTTGCTGGAACAGATAATTGTACACACGAGCCATTTCGAGGCTGTATACGCCTATCAGCTGGTGTTGGGCGAAGGCTGGGTTTACCAGCGGGCCGAGCATGTTAAAGAATGTGCGGATACCCAGTTCACGACGGATGCCGGCCACATTTTTCAGTGCCGGATGGAACAGCGGCGCGTGAAGGAAACAGAGGCCGGCTTCTTCCAGCTCTGTCCTGAGTTTGGCGTCGTCTGCCTTAAACTTATAGCCTACCAGCTCCATGAGGTTGGAAGCACCGCTGATGGAAGACACGCCGTAGTTGCCGTGTTTGGCCACTTTACCACCGGCACCTGCTACGATAAAGCAGGACAAGGTAGAAATATTAAAAGTATTTTTTGCATCACCGCCGGTACCTACGATGTCCAGGACATCGTAACCATTGAGTTTTACAGGGATGCACAACTCCAGGAGGGCATCACGGAAGCCCAGCAGCTCATCGATGGTGATGCTGCGCATAAGGAACACGGTCATGAAAGCAGCCAGTTCGCTTTCGTTGTACATGCCTTTGGAGATGTTAATGAGAATATCTTTGGCGCCTTCGCGGCTGAATGTTTTATGTTCAAACAGATAGTTAAGTATCTTTTTCATACAGACTGATGTATTTAAAGTGATCAATGGGAGTAAAAAAATGGCGGTGAGACTATAATTCCAGCCAGTTTTTCAGCATTTGTTCTCCCAGGGGTGTGAGTACACTTTCAGGGTGAAACTGCACACCGCTTACATCGTACTTATTATGTTGCAGGGCCATGATAAAACCGTCTGCATCTTCTGCCGTGAGGATGAGGTCTGCCGGCAGGGTAGCTTTGTCGATCACCCAGGAGTGATAACGGCCGGCCTGAATATCGCGGGGCAGGCCATTGAAGATGCGGCCGGCATCGGATACTATTTTTACGTTGGTGGCCACACCGTGGTACACTTCCTTCAGATTGATCAGCGAACCGCCAAAAGCCTGACCGATAGCCTGTAAACCGAGGCATACACCGAAGATGGATTTGGTAGGTGCATATTCCTTTATCAGCGGCAACAGCAGGCCTGCCTCTTCCGGAATGCCAGGGCCGGGAGATAAAATGATCTTATCGTAATCGTTCACTTTTTCCAGGGGAATTTCATCATTGCGGACAACGGTCACCTTGCCGTTAATCAGCTTCTCCACCAGATGAACGAGATTGTATGTAAATGAGTCGTAATTATCGAAAACCAGGATGTTCATATCATATTTTTTGTGCCAGCAGAATGGCTTGTTTTAATGCATTGAGTTTATTACCTACTTCTTCCAGTTCGGAGGAAGCTACCGATTTGGCCACCACACCGGCGCCTGCCTGGTAGTAAAGTGTGTTCATCTTGCTCAGCATGGAACGGATCATAATAGCGTGATTGAAGTAGCCATTGAAACCTACCACACCGATACAGCCGCCGTAGAATCCGCGGGCAGTGGGTTCCAGCTCATCAATGATCTGCATGGCCCTATATTTAGGTGCGCCGGAGAGCGTACCTGCCGGGAAAGAAGAAGCGAGCAGGGAGAAGGGGTTGGTTTTAGGATCTACCTTACCGATCACTTCGCTCACGAGGTGGATCACGTGGGAATAATACTGTACCTGGCGGTAGGTCGATACTTCCACATCGGTAGCATTTCTGCTGAGGTCATTACGGGCCAGGTCTACCAGCATCACGTGCTCTGCATTTTCTTTAGGGTCCTGAAGAAGTTTATCTGCCAGCGCTTTATCCTGCGCATCGTCGCCGGTACGGCGGAAAGTGCCTGCTATCGGGTGAATGGCGGCCACACCGTCTTTAATCACTATTTGTGCTTCCGGAGAAGAACCCATTAATTTATAATCGCCGTAATCGAAGAAGAAGAGATAAGGAGAGGGGTTGATAGAGCGGAGAGCGCGGTACACATTAAATTCATCGCCGGTGAAAGATTGCTGGAAGGCTCTGGAGAGTACCACCTGGAAGACATCTCCGCGAAAACAGTGTTGTTTGCCTTGTTCCACCATTTGCATGTATTCCGCGTCCGTCATGTTACTGGTTTCTTCTCCGGCGGTGGCGAAAGGATAGCCGGGTGAATCTTTGTGGCGGATCAGTGATTCTACCAGGTCAAACTCACTGTCTATGCCTTCTACCTGGTTCTCACAAAGGAATAGTTCATCCTTGAAGTGATTGATGGCGATCACATATTGGTAAAACCGGTATCGCATCAAAGGTATCGGAGCATTACCGACCTTTTTATTTTTGTTGAATTCTATAGTTTCGAAGAACTGTACTGCATCAAAAGTAGTGTATC belongs to Chitinophaga sp. HK235 and includes:
- the hisIE gene encoding bifunctional phosphoribosyl-AMP cyclohydrolase/phosphoribosyl-ATP diphosphatase HisIE, with protein sequence MQIDFEKSADGLVPAIIQDAATGKVLMLGYMNREALDKTLAENKVTFYSRSKQRLWTKGEESGNFLLLQDLKVDCDSDTILIKANPVGPVCHTGADTCWNEVNASNDFLAKLESIITDRKNNPSDKSYTSQLFARGINKVAQKVGEEAVEVVIEAKDNNDELFLNESADLLYHYLVLLQAKGFTLVDVIKVLKERHK
- the hisF gene encoding imidazole glycerol phosphate synthase subunit HisF, with protein sequence MLTKRIIPCLDIKDGRTVKGVNFENVRDAGDPIELGALYAAQGADELVFLDITATNERRKTLSELVSRIARHVDIPFTVGGGIAEVEDVSALLQSGADKISVNTAAFKNPELLDRLAREFGSQCIVLAIDTRFEEGDWYVYLNGGRVKTDRKAYDWAKEAVDRGVGEILLTSMNNDGTKQGFALDITAQLSQNLHVPVIASGGAGTMQHFVDVFENAQADAALAASIFHYKEIEIQALKTFLYQKGVNVRF
- the hisA gene encoding 1-(5-phosphoribosyl)-5-[(5-phosphoribosylamino)methylideneamino]imidazole-4-carboxamide isomerase → MEIRRISVEDTLSLRRDVLYPDASLETVKVDQDEDGLHFGVFDGGQLVTVVSLFMGREEAQFRKLATLPAAQGKGYGKAVLAHLVDICRKEKIKLLWCNARDTAVSFYDRLGYVARGNYFIKGGINFIRMELPLEQSKAKTFEIIPAIDIIGGKCVRLTQGDYSQQKVYNEHPLEVAKEFEALGVRRLHLVDLDGAKKGAVVNWKVLENIAGKTSLVTDFGGGIKTDKDLGIVYECGAVLATIGSVAVKSPELFFSWVERYGADKIFLGADVKDEKLAVGGWLETTDLSVFDFLADNISRGVHNIFCTDIAKDGLLAGPSTELYKKIIAQFSGINFVASGGVSHIGDVAALQEIGCSGVIIGKAIYEGKISTAELKSFL
- the hisH gene encoding imidazole glycerol phosphate synthase subunit HisH, with protein sequence MKTVIIKYNAGNIRSVQFALERLGVTGIVTDNPEEILSADKVIFPGVGEASTAMRYLQERNLDKLITGLKQPVLGICLGMQLLCRHSEENNTPCMGIFDVEVKRFTSPVENLLKIPQIGWNNITGLHSVLFEHVPENAYMYFVHSYYAALGADTVAMANYVINYSAALQKDNFYAVQFHPEKSSAGGARIIENFLNL
- the trpA gene encoding tryptophan synthase subunit alpha, translating into MQNRIDQLFASKPNGILNIYCTAGFPELNDTLPVMTALQQHGADLIELGMPFSDPLADGPVIQDSSTRALKNGMSLHKLFEQLEGFRERIHVPVILMGYLNPVLLYGVEAFVKKCAETGIDGLIIPDLPMAEFETDYKAVFEKYNVHLIFLVTPETSDERIRKIDGLSKGFLYAVSSSSTTGKDKDMSGQQAYFERLQGLQLHNPVLIGFGIKDKATFDAATRYTNGAIIGTAFIKAVEHSRDIDGTVRTFIESIKK
- the trpB gene encoding tryptophan synthase subunit beta, whose product is MDIAIDTSKSRYQVDKNGYYGRFGGAYIPEMLFPNVDELQRRYMEILSDPSFQQEFEALLQDYVGRPSPLFFAKRLSEKYKAQIYLKREDLNHTGAHKVNNTIGQILLAQRLGKKRIIAETGAGQHGVATATVCALMGLECVVYMGSIDIERQAPNVARMKMLGATVVPATSGSKTLKDATNEAIRDWINNPVDTHYILGTAAGPHPYPDMVARLQSVISEEIRKQLLAKTGNANPDYVVACIGGGSNAAGAFFHYLDEESVKLVAVEAGGKGVHSGFSAATTQLGKIGIIHASKTLLMQTEDGQIVEPHSISAGLDYPGIGPMHAHLYETGRAMFLDATDEEALAAGYELSRLEGIIPAMESAHALAKLKDLPLNPDDVVVVCLSGRGDKDLDTYIRHMNK
- a CDS encoding phosphoribosylanthranilate isomerase — protein: MRIKVCGITRVNDLQGLVANQVDYAGFIFYERSPRFAASRIDARSVRETTGIRKVGVFVNASAEQIKRTVTDYALDMVQLHGDETPEFCAAIREIVPVIKAFRIGKNVNWETELAAFVPVTDYFLFDTASEKGYGGTGERFNWELLQQYPFDHPFLLSGGIAPEDAAIIGTLQLPALFAIDINSKFEEAPGIKQLDKVKQFVDDVRQITK
- the trpC gene encoding indole-3-glycerol phosphate synthase TrpC gives rise to the protein MKNILAEIVAHKQIEVAARKLQRSAEELQQTSMFEREPLSLRSFLQNPDKTGIIAEFKRRSPSKGLINGEATVQQVTTAYTRYGASGLSVLTDEKYFGGSSDDLQQARSFNQIPILRKDFVIDEYQILEAKAIGADVILLIAECLDAAQVAHLAQFAHNLGLEVLLEVHSEAQLEKVTAHTHLVGVNNRDLVTFKVDFNRSCELAPKIPADKIKVAESGINDPAAIVTLKAAGFQGFLIGEHFMKQEDPAHAFENFVQTLNDLQAK
- the trpD gene encoding anthranilate phosphoribosyltransferase, which encodes MKKILNYLFEHKTFSREGAKDILINISKGMYNESELAAFMTVFLMRSITIDELLGFRDALLELCIPVKLNGYDVLDIVGTGGDAKNTFNISTLSCFIVAGAGGKVAKHGNYGVSSISGASNLMELVGYKFKADDAKLRTELEEAGLCFLHAPLFHPALKNVAGIRRELGIRTFFNMLGPLVNPAFAQHQLIGVYSLEMARVYNYLFQQTDKKYVIVHSLDGYDEISLTADTKIITNAGEQVMTPEQLGKRKVHPEDIYGGNTVEEAAKIFMKILKGEGTWAQNSVVLANAAMGLYSLDKYNNYEDAFAAAVESLESGNAHKAFKKLIELQ
- a CDS encoding aminodeoxychorismate/anthranilate synthase component II → MNILVFDNYDSFTYNLVHLVEKLINGKVTVVRNDEIPLEKVNDYDKIILSPGPGIPEEAGLLLPLIKEYAPTKSIFGVCLGLQAIGQAFGGSLINLKEVYHGVATNVKIVSDAGRIFNGLPRDIQAGRYHSWVIDKATLPADLILTAEDADGFIMALQHNKYDVSGVQFHPESVLTPLGEQMLKNWLEL
- a CDS encoding anthranilate synthase component I family protein, with amino-acid sequence MRTIQVKTRSKQMLADIFTPVGIYLRLRDKFPGSILLESTDYRASENSYSYICIKPIAGIEVTSTSHFEFKYPNLPVEKKELKDTQKVLDELEKFLGNYTFTGNQPVPMAQSLFGYTTFDAVQFFETIEFNKNKKVGNAPIPLMRYRFYQYVIAINHFKDELFLCENQVEGIDSEFDLVESLIRHKDSPGYPFATAGEETSNMTDAEYMQMVEQGKQHCFRGDVFQVVLSRAFQQSFTGDEFNVYRALRSINPSPYLFFFDYGDYKLMGSSPEAQIVIKDGVAAIHPIAGTFRRTGDDAQDKALADKLLQDPKENAEHVMLVDLARNDLSRNATDVEVSTYRQVQYYSHVIHLVSEVIGKVDPKTNPFSLLASSFPAGTLSGAPKYRAMQIIDELEPTARGFYGGCIGVVGFNGYFNHAIMIRSMLSKMNTLYYQAGAGVVAKSVASSELEEVGNKLNALKQAILLAQKI